The proteins below come from a single Chryseobacterium nepalense genomic window:
- a CDS encoding M20/M25/M40 family metallo-hydrolase produces the protein MKKLIFIIISLLILLIIIVLIKTFTYSFKKVSANTTSGWKMIKDDSAIQRLSGGLKIPTVSSRELGDFNYSTFDTIKEYIKNSYPLIYQNAEFAEVNTYGLVFRLKGSNPSLDPILFLSHTDVVPPGDAEVKDKTENIFRPDDQPLPAVSEVSEEWDFGPFSGAVANGRIYGRGSIDMKGMLFSLLESMNNVIKTKFIPQRDIYLAFGFDEEVGGQQGAVKIAEHFRNKNMQFDAVYDEGGLILEKGSVTGINSDIAVIGCAEKGFLSVKIKVKGLGGHSSMPPAESAIGKAAVIMQRLESGQMKPEVTPIINQFFTNVGGSMSFISRMAIANQWLLKPVLLSQLTKNNSTNALVRTTTALTMMKGSDAPNVLSPEVEFIVNFRLLPGNTVKDVKEHIANATKGFDVEIDEIDSVKEASAVSSSNTRAFQMIEAAIKEIHPTAIATPYLTVGATDAYKYQVVSKNIYRFMPIKINNAEKQSIHSTNEYLSIENYMKMIHYFEFIMRNYDK, from the coding sequence ATGAAAAAGCTCATCTTCATTATTATAAGCCTTCTTATTCTCCTGATCATTATTGTTTTAATTAAAACATTTACTTATTCTTTTAAAAAAGTAAGTGCCAATACTACTTCAGGCTGGAAAATGATAAAAGATGATTCCGCTATTCAAAGATTATCTGGCGGGCTAAAGATTCCGACTGTTTCATCGCGTGAGCTGGGCGATTTCAATTACTCAACATTTGATACCATCAAGGAATATATAAAAAATTCTTATCCCCTCATTTATCAGAATGCAGAGTTTGCTGAAGTCAATACCTATGGTCTGGTATTTAGGTTAAAGGGCAGCAATCCTTCTCTCGATCCCATTTTATTTCTTTCCCACACTGATGTCGTTCCTCCCGGAGATGCTGAAGTGAAAGATAAAACTGAAAATATTTTCAGACCGGATGATCAACCCTTACCTGCGGTATCGGAAGTTTCGGAAGAGTGGGATTTCGGTCCGTTTTCCGGAGCAGTAGCCAACGGAAGAATTTACGGAAGAGGTTCCATTGATATGAAGGGAATGCTGTTCTCCCTTCTGGAATCCATGAATAATGTAATTAAGACAAAATTTATTCCCCAGCGGGATATCTATCTTGCTTTTGGTTTTGATGAAGAAGTGGGCGGACAACAGGGCGCTGTAAAAATTGCAGAGCATTTCAGAAATAAAAATATGCAATTTGATGCAGTATATGATGAAGGCGGCTTAATTCTTGAAAAGGGTAGTGTTACAGGGATCAACTCAGATATTGCCGTAATCGGCTGTGCAGAAAAAGGTTTTCTCTCCGTTAAAATAAAAGTAAAAGGACTCGGCGGACATTCTTCTATGCCTCCTGCGGAAAGTGCCATTGGAAAAGCTGCTGTCATTATGCAGCGCCTTGAATCCGGCCAGATGAAGCCTGAAGTCACTCCGATTATCAATCAGTTTTTTACCAATGTCGGTGGATCCATGTCTTTTATTAGCAGAATGGCCATTGCCAATCAGTGGTTATTGAAACCCGTTCTTCTTTCACAGCTGACGAAAAATAATTCCACCAACGCCCTGGTTCGTACAACTACCGCTTTAACCATGATGAAGGGAAGTGACGCTCCCAATGTCCTTTCTCCCGAAGTGGAATTTATTGTTAATTTCAGACTTCTTCCCGGTAATACCGTAAAAGATGTGAAAGAACATATTGCAAATGCTACCAAAGGATTTGATGTGGAAATTGACGAAATCGACAGTGTAAAAGAAGCTTCTGCAGTTTCTTCATCGAATACAAGAGCATTTCAAATGATAGAAGCGGCGATTAAAGAAATTCATCCTACGGCAATCGCAACACCTTACCTCACGGTGGGCGCAACGGATGCTTATAAATACCAGGTCGTAAGTAAAAATATTTACCGCTTTATGCCGATAAAAATTAACAACGCCGAAAAGCAATCTATCCACAGCACGAATGAATATCTCAGCATAGAAAATTATATGAAAATGATTCATTACTTTGAATTCATCATGAGAAATTATGATAAATAA